AAGCACACTGATTTTATAAATCTTACATCAAAAACTTAAAATTCTCCATTTCTTAGGTTTCAGTTAAGTATCAACTTTGTCTCATCAAAATTTATATAAAATTGTAAACTTAATTAATTATGAATATTAAAGACTATATCACCAAAAGTGAACAAATTACTTGGAATCCACTTATTGAAAATGGTGTGCATTATCAAGGTGTTTTTGTAAAATCCTTGTATTTTGATAAAGCTACTCAGCGCTCTAAAGCTATTTTATTAAAATTTGAAGAAGGAGCTTCCTATCCTTACCACTCTCATCCAGCAGGAGAAGAAGTATTTGTTTTAAAAGGAAGTTGTGAAATCTTTGGAGAAGTTTTAGAACAAGGAGATTATTTATACACTCCTCCTCAAGGAAAACATAGTGTAAAAACCCAACATGGATGTGTTTTGTTTTTATCTGTACCTGAAGAGGTAGTTTTAATAGAAACTGAAGAAAATTAAAAGAGAAAGGGTGGAGTTCCACCCTTTAATACTATTTTAAATAACTCTTCCTCATAAGGACTTATGAACCAAGTCCTCCCTTTAAATTTAGAAAAGTAACGGTGTCAAATTGTTGCTCTAAAAAATCAATTGCTCGTTGGCTACGTACTCCTGATTTACAATAAACAACCACAGGTTTTTCGATGTTTATTTCATCATATCGTTGCGCAAGCTCTCCTAACGGAATATGTTGCCCTCCAATATGGTGCTGCTCTCGTTCCCAATCCTCACGAACATCAAGCAGGTTATAATTTGACAACTTACTTTGTAACTCTCTTAAAGTTATTTCGTGAGTAGCTGTTTTTATTCCGCAGAAGAATTCATAATCGTTGTTTAACTCAGCAACCTCATCTTTGTCTGTCTTTTCAAACTTTAATATCATTTGACGCATGCTTAATGTATCATACATCAATAATTTATTAGCTAACACCTCTCCTATTCCACAAATAATTTTAATAGCTTCATTGGCTTGTAAACTTCCTATAATTCCAGGTAATACACCTATTACACCAATTTCAGAACAATTGGGTGATTCTTCTGGTTTGGGTGGTGTTGGATATAAACATCGATACGTAGCACTTCCTTGATAATTAAACACACTTACTTGTCCTTCAAACTTAAAAATAGCCCCATACACCAATGGCTTTTGTGTTAATACCGCTGCATCGTTGGTTAAATAACGAGTGGCAAAATTATCGCTACCATCTACAACTACATCGTATTGTTGAAATAATGAAATAGCGTTCTGATTAGTTAATTTTTCTTTATACACATGAAACTGAACAAAAGGATTCAATTTTGACAAACGATTTGCTGCTGTTTCTGCTTTAGACTTTCCTATATCATCTATTGTATATAAAACTTGGCGCTGTAAATTACTTTGATCTACTACATCATCATCAATAATTCCAATCGTCCCAACACCTGCTGCTGTTAAATATTGTAGTACAGGACATCCCAATCCTCCAGCCCCTATCACTAATACCTTGGCTTGTTTTAGTTTTAGTTGTCCTTTTTCTCCTACTTTATCTAGAATAAGATGGCGATTGTATTGTTTTTGTTCTTCTTTACTTAAGTTCATGTTTAATTATAGAATAAATTCACCTCATTAACTCTTAAAATTTTCATTCTTGATTCTAATAGCCTAACGGTCTAATTTCTAAAATGCTCCCAATCTTTCCAAACTACTTCTAATTCCTGTCCTTTTAGCATCTGTACAATTTCTTCAGTGCTTCGTTCGTCCGAAATTTCAAATTGCTCTAGCGATTGTGGTTCAACACTATACCCTCCTGGGTTTGTTTTAGACTCTGCACTTATTGAGGTTGCCCCTAAATTAACAATATTATTCCTAAAAACTTCACTTTCTCGGGTAGACATTGACAGTTCTACATCTTCATCTAACATTCTAAACGCACAGATTAATTGTACCAAATCAGCATCCGTCATTTCTACTTTGGGTTCTAATCCTCCTGAATGTGGTCTTAAACGTGGAAATGAAATAGAATACTTCGTTTTCCAGTAGGTTTTTTGTAAGTATTTTAAGTGCAATGCTGTAAAAAAGCTATCAGCTCGCCAATCTTCCAGTCCAAATAAAGCTCCTAACCCTATTTTATGAACACCTGCTTTCCCCAATCTATCGGGAGTTTCCAAACGATACTCAAAATTTGATTTTTTCCCCTTCGGATGATGCTTTTTATACTCTTGTTGATGATAGGTTTCTTGATATACCAGTACTGCGTATAATCCGCTTTCAATTAACAATTCATATTCATCTTGATCTAAAGGTTGTACTTCAATCGTAATATTTGAAAATTGTGAACGAATCAACTGAATTGCATTTTTAATATAATCCACCCCCACTGTTCTATTAGCTTCTCCAGTTACTAACAAAATATGATCGTATCCTTTCGCTTTTAAAAAAGCAACTTCTTTCAATATTTCAGCATCGGTTAAGGTTCTCCTCGGAATTTTGTTTGTAAAACTGAATCCGCAATACGTACATATATTCTGACACTCATTACTCAAATACATTGGAGCGTACATTTGAATGGTATTTCCAAATCGTTTTTTTGTCAGCATACGACTTCTTTGTGCCATTTGCTCTAAAAAAGGTTTTGCAGCAGGAGATATCAACGCTTTAAAATCTTCCAAACCGAGTTTATCCTTAGATAAAGCACTTTCAACATCAACGGATGTTTTATTAAAAATGCTTTGTAAGGTTTCATCCCAATTGTATTGGTTGAATATAGTTTTAAAGCTTTTGGTTGTTAGCTCTTGGCTACTACTTTCTGTTTTGTTTACTAACATCGTATTAATTTTAAATAAGCTAAAGGCTAAATGCCAACAGCTTTAATTTAAAAAACTTGTCAACGGACTACTTGCTTCTGCTTGTTTTCTAACAGGAGCTAATTTTGCTTCATATGCCATTCTTCCTGCTTCAACTGCCATCTTAAAAGCTTGCGCCATCGCTACTGGATTTTGTGATACAGCAATCGCCGTGTTTACTAAAACAGCATCAGCTCCTAATTCCATAGCATATGCCGCATGGGAGGGTGCTCCAATACCAGCATCTACAACAACTGGAACATTAGATTGTTCAATAATGATTTCTAAAAACTCCAACGTTTTCAATCCTTTATTACTTCCAATAGGAGCTCCTAAAGGCATTACACATTGCGTTCCTACTTCTTCTAATCGCTTACATAAAACTGGATCTGCATGAATATAAGGCATCACTACAAATCCTTTTTTTACTAATTCTTCAGCAGCTTTTAAGGTTTCGATAGGATCTGGCAATAAATACCTTGGATCTGGATGTATTTCTAATTTCACCCAATTTGTTTCCAAAGCTTCTCTAGACAATTCTGAAGCAAAAACAGCTTCTTTTGCTGTACGAACTCCTGAAGTATTTGGTAATAAATTAATTCGAGAATGATTTAAATGTGATAAAATATCATCTTCTTCGTTTTGAACATCTACTCTTTTTAAAGCAACTGTTATCAGTTCACTTTCTGAAGCTAATAAAGCTTCTTTCATTAATTGCGAAGAACTGAATTTCCCTGTTCCTGTAAATAATCGTGAGGTAAATGTTTTATCGGCTATTGTTAAGTTGGTATTCATTATTGCTAATTTATTGTGCTCCTATTTTGTACACTTGTTCCTTAGTACTAGGTGCTTTTAAAATTTTATGAAATGCAGGAATCGAGTTGAAATTTTGTGTAATTGCTCCTGAAACAGCGACTCCGTATACTCCTGTGTCAATAATTTCAGGTATATTTTCTGTGGTAATTCCACCGATAGCTATTATTGGAGTGGTTGTTTTTAACTCTTCTAGTAGCACTTGATATCCAGTAGTTCCTAAAACTGGACTCAAATTCTTTTTAGTTTCAGTAAACTGATAAGGACCTAAACCAATATAATCTACTCCTTTTTCTAAGAGTTTTTCACAATCCTCCAAAGTGTTCGCTGTTCCTCCTACGATATATAAATCACCTAAATACTTTTTTGCTTTTAATGGACACGTATCTGTTTTTCCTAAATGAACTCCATCTGCTTTAACTTCTTTAGCTACTCTGTAGTAATCGTTTATGATTAAACGCGTTTGAAAATGACTCGTAATTTCTCTCGCTTTTTGAGCTGTTTCTAAAATAGTTTTCGGATCCAGATTCTTTAATCGAAGTTGTACCCACTCTGCTCCAGAAGCACAAGCTCTTTGAACATTTTCTAAATGCCCTTCTGGAGTTTTCCCTTGGGTTATATAGTGTAATTTACTTATCATGTATAGTTGTGCTCTCCTAAGAACGTTTTATTAGAGTTTAAAAATTGTTCCGTATACCATTTGGCATTTGTACATACATCTTCTAAAGGTAGTTGTTTGGCTATGTTTGAAGCTAAAGCTGAAGACAACACACAACCGCTTCCATGCTTTTCAAAAACGGATGTAGCTTTCGGTGGAATATTTAATTGTACTATCTTACTGTGATATACTTCATCCCATCCTTTTTTAGCTTCTCTATGCCCGCCTTTTAAATAAACATTGGTCTTCTCTGAAATGAACTCAATGGTTTCTTCAATCGATTTATTAGAAAACAAAGCTTTGATTTCATCATAATTTGGAGTGATAAAATCACAGTGTTGCAATACTTCTTCAAACACCTTTATATTCTCTTCGGAATGAAAATCAAATCCAGCGCTGGCTTTTAAAATAGGATCCAAAACTATTTTTATGGATGAATTGCATTTTTTTAGCGTTTGAAGAACCTCCAATAACACATTCCAAGATTGGATGATTCCTATTTTTGCTACTGATATTTCAAAGCGTTCAAATAAGGTTTCAATTTGATTGATGATGGTTTCTTTATCAATCCAAACACAGTCTTTAAAATCGATATCATTTTGAATTGTAACTGCTGTACATACCGATAATCCATATAATCCATGTGCTTCAAAAGTTTTAATATCCGAAGTCAATCCTGCTCCACTTGACGGATCAAATCCTGCAATCGTTAGTATGTAAGCTTGTTGTTTCATTTTTTATTGATATACTTTCTTTAACAAAAAAATTACTTCTTCATATTCTTCTCGTAATGACGCTTGATATTTTTAAAGCTTTCAACTGGGTTTTCTGTATTCCAAACTCCTCCTAAAACACCAATTCCTTGAAAACCTAACTCTAAAGTTTTTTGAATGGTATCTGTATTGATTCCGCCCATACCTATAATGGTTTTCTCAATATGGTTTACATTAAAGCCTCTTCCTTCGTATCCTTTCTTTGAAATAGAAGAAAAAACAGGACTTAATAAATGGTAATCAAATTCGATATCGCAATTCACTAAGGCTGAAGGCTCGTGAAAAGAACTACTCATCGTTTTTCCTATCATGTTTAATCCTATAAAATATTCGCTTCCATTCTCTAAAGCATCAATTCTTTTTTGCTCTTGAAAATGAATTCCTTTTAGGTTGAATTCATTAATGAGTTCATGAAAATAATGAGTAACTATTCTATGATGATACTTTTCATCTATCTGATTCAAATAAACCACATGCTCTTCGTAATTCTTATCAGGTTTTCTGAAATGATAATATTCCAATCCTTCTTCAAATAATTGTTGAAGGATTTCAATCTCATTGGGAATATCTTTTTCTGGAGCTATTAAAACAATCATGTAGTCAATTTTAAATTATGAATTACGAATTTAGAAATTGTCAACTCGTAATTCATAATTCTAAATTCATATTTTATAGATATACTTCTGAACCTTTGTCTTTAAATTCTTTTGATTTTTCTTCCATTCCTTTTGCAAAGACTTCATCTCCTTCTACTTCATTCTCGGCTGCAAAGTCACGTACTTCCTGCGATATTTTCATAGAACAGAATTTTGGACCACACATAGAACAAAAGTGTGCAATTTTAGCTCCTTCTGCAGGTAAGGTCTCATCGTGATATTCTCTAGCTAATTCAGGGTCTAAACCTAAGTTAAACTGGTCTTCCCAACGGAACTCAAAACGTGCTTTACTCAAAGCATCATCTCTGTGTTGTGCCCCTGGATGTCCTTTTGCTAAATCAGCTGCGTGGGCTGCCAATTTATAAGTAACCACCCCTGTACGAACATCTTCCTTATTTGGTAAGCCTAAATGTTCTTTTGGCGTTACATAACATAACATTGCGCAACCATACCAACCAATCATAGCTGCTCCAATTCCTGAAGTAATATGATCATATCCTGGAGCAATATCCGTAGTTAAAGGTCCTAAAGTATAAAACGGAGCTTCATCACACGCTTCTAACTGCTTATCCATATTCGCTTTAATCATGTGCATTGGCACGTGACCTGGACCTTCAATAAAACATTGTACTTCATGCTTACGTGCTATTTTTGTTAGCTCCCCTAACGTTTCTAATTCAGCAAATTGAGCCTCATCATTCGCATCGGCAATACAACCTGGGCGTAAACCATCTCCTAACGAAAAAGCAACATCATAAGCCTTCATAATTTCACAAATCTCTTCGAAATGGGTATATAAAAAGCTCTCTTTATGGTGTGCTAAACACCATTTTGCCATAATAGAACCTCCTCTTGATACAATCCCTGTAATACGCTTTGCTGTCATAGGTACATAACGTAAACGAACTCCTGCGTGAATCGTAAAGTAATCTACACCTTGCTCAGCTTGTTCAATTAAAGTATCTCTAAAAATTTCCCAAGTTAAGTCTTCAGCAATCCCATTTACTTTCTCTAAAGCTTGATAAATAGGTACGGTTCCTACAGGTACTGGTGAATTACGGATAATCCACTCACGAGTTTCATGGATGTTTTTACCTGTAGATAAATCCATAATATTATCTGCTCCCCAACGACATGCCCAAACTGCTTTTTCTACTTCTTCTTCTATGGATGAGGTAGTAGCTGAGTTTCCAATATTCGCATTGATTTTTACCAAGAAGTTACGCCCTAAAATCATAGGCTCTGCTTCTGGATGATTGATATTTGAAGGAATAACTGCGCGTCCTCTAGCTACTTCTTCTCGAACAAATTCAGGAGTTATTTTTGCTGGAATACTCGCTCCAAAATCTTGCCCTGAATGTTGTTTAGACAAACGTGTCATTTCATCAATTCGTTGATTTTCACGAATAGCAATGTATTCCATCTCTGGAGTAATAATTCCTTTTTTTGCATAGTGTAACTGTGTTACGTTTTGCCCTTTTTTAGCCCTCTTAGGTTTATGCTTTAAGTTAAATCGTAAATGATCTAAACTCTTATCATTTAATCGCTCATTACAATATTGTGAGGTGAACTCATTGAGTTCTTCTACATCACCTCTTCCTAAAATCCATTGCTCTCGAATACGTTCTAACCCGTTATGAATATTAATTTCTTTATTGGGGTCTGTATAAGGTCCTGAAGTATCATATACCGTTACAGGCTCATTAGGAGTTCTTTTTTTTGTCATCGAATCTACAGTATCACTCAACTCGATTTCGCGCATTGCTACTTTTATCTGTGGGTGAATTTTTCCTTGAACATATATTTTTTTTGAATTCGGAAATGGTTGTCTTGTTACACCATCTTGTTTTGGAACTGTATCTTTTTTCTTCATTTTAAGGTTGTTTGTTTATACTTTGAATTTTGTTTTCTGAAAATATTATCCTCCTTGTGTAGATTTAATGATTAAAACTTCATCATTGTTTTGGAGCAATTTTGAGGACCAATCTGTTTTTTTTACCACACTACTGTTAACAGCAATAGCAATTCCATTGGTTTGAATTTGCAGTTTATCTACTAATTCTTGCAATGCTAATGGGCTTAAAAACTCTTGTTGATTATTGTTTACTTTTATCGTTATCATACTAACATATATTTAAAGTAAACTGTAGAAGAAGTTTAGCATCGTTCCATAAAACGATTCTAAACATGATTTTACAACTTTTCCCTACGCTGGTGTTAACCATATCAGGTTCAAAGGATCTTTCTCAAACTAGTGAACTAGCTACTCCTAAAGTTTACTGCAACAAATATAAACGTTTATTTTTCTAAATAACCTCTACAAAAACAAAAAAGCGAACTTATGTAAGTTCGCTTTTTAAAAAATATCTTTACTAGCACTATAGACTTTTAACCTTTTTAGTTACTTCTTCAAGAACTTCAAACGCAGTTTCAGCCATTTTGTTTCCTTTGAAATCTAATAACGGATTTACTTCAACAAACTCCACACAAGCTACTTTATTACTTGCCAACAATCCGTTAATTATATCAATGATTTCATGTTGATCAAATCCTTTTGGTACAGGTGTTCCTGTTCCATAAGAAATCATATCACAATCCATTGCATCTACATCAAATGACACATAAATAACATCGCAATTAGACAGTTTATCTAAAGCTTCATTTACACAAACATCTAATCCACGATAACGAACTTCTGCAACCATATAGTTTTTAATACCATATTTCTCCATTTGTTTGTTTTCTGGCTCTTCTGTATCACGAACTCCAAAGAATACAATATCTTCAGGTAAAACTTTTTGTCCTGGCGTGCCTATATTCTTCATTCGCTCCCATAATTCTGATGTTTCTCTATCTACATCATTAATTTGGCAGTCTAAATTATCATCTGAAATAGCAGCAGACAAAGGCATTCCGTGAATATTTCCTGATGGTGATGTATAAGGAGAATGTAAATCTCCATGTGCATCAATCCAAACAACACCAACTCTTTTAGTTGGATTTGCTGCCTTTACTCCACTAATAGTTCCTAACGCCGAAGAATGATCTCCAGATAGAACTATTGGAAATTTCCCTTCTTGTAAATTTACTTTTACGTGATTACTCAATCGTTTACATTGGTTAAAAACACTGTCAATTCGTTTTGCAAACGAATTATTTACCTTGTTGTAAATCGATTCATTTTCTGTAATTACATCTTCAAAATCAAAAGAATCGAAATAATTACTTTTTTTATTTATCGCTGCAATTTCAATTGCATCTACCCCCATATCAGATCCACGAGTTCCTGCTCCAATATCTGATCTGTTTTTGATAATTTTAATTTCTTTCATCATCAGTTATTTTACATAAAAAAAATGTCATTTAATTATTTTAAATGACACTTTTTAAATAGTTTATCTCTTGTCTAATTCTACGAACTCCCTTAAGTTTTCTCCAACGTAAACTTGACGTGGACGACCAATTGGTTCTTTGTTTAAACGCATTTCTCTCCATTGTGCTATCCATCCTGGTAAACGTCCTAAAGCAAACATTACTGTAAACATTTCTACAGGAATCCCCATAGCTCTATAAATAATTCCTGAATAGAAATCTACGTTTGGATATAATTTTCTTTCAACAAAATATGGATCATTTAGTGCTTCTTGCTCTAATCCTTTTGCGATATCTAAGATTGGATCTTCAACTCCTAAGTCGTTTAACACTTCATCAGCAGCTTTTTTAATGATTCTTGCTCTTGGGTCGAAGTTTTTATATACACGGTGTCCGAACCCCATTAAACGGAAAGGATCGTTTTTATCCTTAGCCTTTGCCATGTATTTTTTAGTGTCACCACCATCTTCTTTAATTGCTTCTAACATTTCAAGTACTGCTTGGTTTGCACCTCCATGTAAAGGTCCCCATAAAGCTGAAATACCTGCAGACAATGACGCGAATAATCCTGCATGAGAAGAACCAACAATACGTACTGTAGACGTAGAACAGTTTTGTTCGTGGTCTGCATGTAAGATTAATAACTTATCTAAAGCATT
The nucleotide sequence above comes from Tenacibaculum singaporense. Encoded proteins:
- a CDS encoding cupin domain-containing protein, whose protein sequence is MNIKDYITKSEQITWNPLIENGVHYQGVFVKSLYFDKATQRSKAILLKFEEGASYPYHSHPAGEEVFVLKGSCEIFGEVLEQGDYLYTPPQGKHSVKTQHGCVLFLSVPEEVVLIETEEN
- the moeB gene encoding molybdopterin-synthase adenylyltransferase MoeB produces the protein MNLSKEEQKQYNRHLILDKVGEKGQLKLKQAKVLVIGAGGLGCPVLQYLTAAGVGTIGIIDDDVVDQSNLQRQVLYTIDDIGKSKAETAANRLSKLNPFVQFHVYKEKLTNQNAISLFQQYDVVVDGSDNFATRYLTNDAAVLTQKPLVYGAIFKFEGQVSVFNYQGSATYRCLYPTPPKPEESPNCSEIGVIGVLPGIIGSLQANEAIKIICGIGEVLANKLLMYDTLSMRQMILKFEKTDKDEVAELNNDYEFFCGIKTATHEITLRELQSKLSNYNLLDVREDWEREQHHIGGQHIPLGELAQRYDEINIEKPVVVYCKSGVRSQRAIDFLEQQFDTVTFLNLKGGLGS
- the thiH gene encoding 2-iminoacetate synthase ThiH, translating into MLVNKTESSSQELTTKSFKTIFNQYNWDETLQSIFNKTSVDVESALSKDKLGLEDFKALISPAAKPFLEQMAQRSRMLTKKRFGNTIQMYAPMYLSNECQNICTYCGFSFTNKIPRRTLTDAEILKEVAFLKAKGYDHILLVTGEANRTVGVDYIKNAIQLIRSQFSNITIEVQPLDQDEYELLIESGLYAVLVYQETYHQQEYKKHHPKGKKSNFEYRLETPDRLGKAGVHKIGLGALFGLEDWRADSFFTALHLKYLQKTYWKTKYSISFPRLRPHSGGLEPKVEMTDADLVQLICAFRMLDEDVELSMSTRESEVFRNNIVNLGATSISAESKTNPGGYSVEPQSLEQFEISDERSTEEIVQMLKGQELEVVWKDWEHFRN
- a CDS encoding thiazole synthase translates to MNTNLTIADKTFTSRLFTGTGKFSSSQLMKEALLASESELITVALKRVDVQNEEDDILSHLNHSRINLLPNTSGVRTAKEAVFASELSREALETNWVKLEIHPDPRYLLPDPIETLKAAEELVKKGFVVMPYIHADPVLCKRLEEVGTQCVMPLGAPIGSNKGLKTLEFLEIIIEQSNVPVVVDAGIGAPSHAAYAMELGADAVLVNTAIAVSQNPVAMAQAFKMAVEAGRMAYEAKLAPVRKQAEASSPLTSFLN
- the thiE gene encoding thiamine phosphate synthase gives rise to the protein MISKLHYITQGKTPEGHLENVQRACASGAEWVQLRLKNLDPKTILETAQKAREITSHFQTRLIINDYYRVAKEVKADGVHLGKTDTCPLKAKKYLGDLYIVGGTANTLEDCEKLLEKGVDYIGLGPYQFTETKKNLSPVLGTTGYQVLLEELKTTTPIIAIGGITTENIPEIIDTGVYGVAVSGAITQNFNSIPAFHKILKAPSTKEQVYKIGAQ
- a CDS encoding hydroxymethylpyrimidine/phosphomethylpyrimidine kinase codes for the protein MKQQAYILTIAGFDPSSGAGLTSDIKTFEAHGLYGLSVCTAVTIQNDIDFKDCVWIDKETIINQIETLFERFEISVAKIGIIQSWNVLLEVLQTLKKCNSSIKIVLDPILKASAGFDFHSEENIKVFEEVLQHCDFITPNYDEIKALFSNKSIEETIEFISEKTNVYLKGGHREAKKGWDEVYHSKIVQLNIPPKATSVFEKHGSGCVLSSALASNIAKQLPLEDVCTNAKWYTEQFLNSNKTFLGEHNYT
- a CDS encoding thiamine phosphate synthase — its product is MIVLIAPEKDIPNEIEILQQLFEEGLEYYHFRKPDKNYEEHVVYLNQIDEKYHHRIVTHYFHELINEFNLKGIHFQEQKRIDALENGSEYFIGLNMIGKTMSSSFHEPSALVNCDIEFDYHLLSPVFSSISKKGYEGRGFNVNHIEKTIIGMGGINTDTIQKTLELGFQGIGVLGGVWNTENPVESFKNIKRHYEKNMKK
- the thiC gene encoding phosphomethylpyrimidine synthase ThiC, which gives rise to MKKKDTVPKQDGVTRQPFPNSKKIYVQGKIHPQIKVAMREIELSDTVDSMTKKRTPNEPVTVYDTSGPYTDPNKEINIHNGLERIREQWILGRGDVEELNEFTSQYCNERLNDKSLDHLRFNLKHKPKRAKKGQNVTQLHYAKKGIITPEMEYIAIRENQRIDEMTRLSKQHSGQDFGASIPAKITPEFVREEVARGRAVIPSNINHPEAEPMILGRNFLVKINANIGNSATTSSIEEEVEKAVWACRWGADNIMDLSTGKNIHETREWIIRNSPVPVGTVPIYQALEKVNGIAEDLTWEIFRDTLIEQAEQGVDYFTIHAGVRLRYVPMTAKRITGIVSRGGSIMAKWCLAHHKESFLYTHFEEICEIMKAYDVAFSLGDGLRPGCIADANDEAQFAELETLGELTKIARKHEVQCFIEGPGHVPMHMIKANMDKQLEACDEAPFYTLGPLTTDIAPGYDHITSGIGAAMIGWYGCAMLCYVTPKEHLGLPNKEDVRTGVVTYKLAAHAADLAKGHPGAQHRDDALSKARFEFRWEDQFNLGLDPELAREYHDETLPAEGAKIAHFCSMCGPKFCSMKISQEVRDFAAENEVEGDEVFAKGMEEKSKEFKDKGSEVYL
- the thiS gene encoding sulfur carrier protein ThiS is translated as MITIKVNNNQQEFLSPLALQELVDKLQIQTNGIAIAVNSSVVKKTDWSSKLLQNNDEVLIIKSTQGG
- a CDS encoding arginase; translation: MKEIKIIKNRSDIGAGTRGSDMGVDAIEIAAINKKSNYFDSFDFEDVITENESIYNKVNNSFAKRIDSVFNQCKRLSNHVKVNLQEGKFPIVLSGDHSSALGTISGVKAANPTKRVGVVWIDAHGDLHSPYTSPSGNIHGMPLSAAISDDNLDCQINDVDRETSELWERMKNIGTPGQKVLPEDIVFFGVRDTEEPENKQMEKYGIKNYMVAEVRYRGLDVCVNEALDKLSNCDVIYVSFDVDAMDCDMISYGTGTPVPKGFDQHEIIDIINGLLASNKVACVEFVEVNPLLDFKGNKMAETAFEVLEEVTKKVKSL